One Oryza glaberrima chromosome 11, OglaRS2, whole genome shotgun sequence genomic region harbors:
- the LOC127754893 gene encoding nicotianamine aminotransferase 1-like, translating into MEDGSGNGRPPATAAAWNFEPNGALLGLTALSVRGVLGRVKAGMAAGGGGDGGGGGGRAVIPMGHGDPSVFPCFRTTVDAVDAVAAALRSGEHNSYSSCVGLEPARRSIARYLSRDLPYELSADDVYLTSGCAQAIEIICSVLARPGANILCPRPGYLFHEARAVFNGMEVRYFDLLPESGWEVDLDGVQELADKNTVAMVIINPGNPCGNVYTSEHLAKVAETAKKLGIFVIADEVYAHLTFGQNKFVPMGVFGSVAPVLTLGSISKRWVVPGWRLGWIVTSDPNGVFQRTKVVESIQSYLDISADPATFIQGAIPQLIENTKEEFFEKTVDVLRQTADICWEKLKGISCITCPSKPEGSMFVMVKLDLSCLQGIKDDMDFCCQLAKEELVILLPGCAVGYKNWLRITFAIEPSSLEDGIDRLKSFCSRHSKPKVHRSLET; encoded by the exons ATGGAGGACGGCTCCGGCAACGggcggccgccggccaccgctgcGGCGTGGAACTTCGAGCCGAACGGCGCGCTGCTCGGGCTGACGGCGTTGTCGGTGCGCGGCGTGCTGGGCAGGGTCAAGGCcgggatggcggcgggcggcggcggagatggtggtggtggtggtgggagggcGGTGATCCCGATGGGACACGGCGACCCGTCGGTGTTCCCGTGCTTCCGGACGACGGTGGACGCCGTggacgccgtggcggcggcgctccggtccGGGGAGCACAACTCCTACTCCTCCTGCGTCGGCCTCGAGCCTGCACGGAG GTCTATCGCGCGGTACTTATCGCGAGACTTGCCATATGAGCTATCAGCTGATGATGTGTACCTGACAAGTGGCTGTGCTCAAGCGATTGAGATCATCTGCTCTGTCCTAGCTCGCCCTGGTGCCAACATCCTGTGCCCAAGGCCAGGGTACCTGTTCCACGAGGCACGCGCCGTGTTCAATGGCATGGAGGTCAGGTACTTTGATCTTCTCCCAGAGAGTGGCTGGGAGGTTGATCTTGATGGAGTGCAGGAACTTGCTGACAAGAACACGGTTGCAATGGTCATTATCAATCCAGGAAATCCCTGTGGCAATGTCTACACTTCTGAGCATTTGGCCAAG GTTGCCGAGACTGCGAAAAAGCTTGGCATCTTTGTCATTGCAGATGAAGTGTATGCACATTTGACGTTTGGGCAGAATAAATTTGTGCCGATGGGGGTGTTTGGCTCAGTAGCTCCAGTTCTTACGTTAGGATCGATATCGAAGAGATGGGTTGTGCCTGGATGGCGACTTGGATGGATTGTGACGAGCGATCCTAATGGCGTATTTCAAAGGACCAAG GTAGTGGAAAGCATCCAGAGTTACCTTGATATCTCGGCTGATCCTGCAACATTTATCCAG GGAGCAATTCCACAACTCATAGAGAACACAAAGGAAGAATTCTTTGAAAAGACCGTCGATGTCCTAAGGCAGACCGCAGATATTTGTTGGGAAAAGCTGAAGGGCATCAGTTGCATCACTTGCCCAAGCAAACCTGAGGGTTCCATGTTTGTCATG GTGAAACTGGATCTGTCCTGCCTGCAAGGCATCAAAGATGACATGGACTTCTGCTGCCAGCTAGCAAAGGAAGAATTGGTGATTCTTTTGCCAG GATGTGCTGTTGGATACAAGAACTGGCTCCGAATCACCTTCGCCATCGAACCGTCTTCTCTTGAAGATGGTATTGATAGGCTCAAGTCCTTCTGCTCGCGACATAGCAAGCCGAAAGTTCACCGGTCTCTTGAAACATGA
- the LOC127755164 gene encoding uncharacterized protein LOC127755164 isoform X2 — protein MAAGRSPLLTGRRRGRGRVRRWTRPPKGSQCPSSPRSPRPGGGGVEGEQPPLAPGTEVEVRVDADGFHGSWFEAVVVGFVPARGPRTPARYAASYAHLVSDDGGVLVEHFAPSHIRPRPPPPPPHSDDHLRALSPHDIVEAFHKDGWWSGIVLGGGGGGGVVTVAFPITREVIDFPRSLVRPRRDYVGGEWVPSEAAIALQPKQAVRVYQVGDKVEVRRDREVYGHSWFHAKVAKVIDRMSYLVEYSDLEKGEGEAVAKAVEYLHWRFIRPSEERSPRDCDFRIGPGAAVEAYCDGAWSPGVVRSVVGEGEYEVSVNGKTKEVVVTKVRELLQPQYKWNGKNWRIVSAKRHLRQQSMSGKSPSSPVDVFSSDDEHRHDTESSARRRSIKRSRKEFNATQQPEGMLPEDSEDVSHSEMNTPLSELCKSSGSNHSPKSCSDPSGMKKIQVLSKKIVSNCLVPVKGILDASTGHRIPQNESREDGIGKTMVNQEIISDMMLMNGQANTSACGTSMNEGYAMLSTKKFGKQKMALSRRYNPVRKARGGLLSVQQLHTKKIMPSELKRGKMRLIHALQDMNDPSDNLKGNSTSPSREIICALSVSSQCNTPSPLGKQIKAFDFVSREADSGSNTKFLILKKFARKKGSKESDSPHNSLDATSTVQPIRRKKAAGRLKGSSVERQLEGETHIQQQLNKALEDNLNANEVTNQELLPLTPPGFESVVNGKRSRDWNTDGFSEVNLNSSLFDEELTATINSICQDNHNRDAESDNVATEVAEISHLMEKSMLPLDCSVGHEVGGKVGQGSIQLHIGNSGSLPCTSDNAILRRCSFGGNSMVSDISKCQLTGQQAPFTKRSHVWSLFEEMDVFRKMPQQPHFLPLKHHPLGLREGTALGLMWSYTDAVDNISKLCITDSMEIFEDHIKTLTILEENGFSVQSLQQILTKLLQIRSDYTNSLRDGEKLKEQIADKAFAVSRVDALLDENDSAIAKLEQELGKLRWKGQKMSKKKEDEDAELSRLKVENNNAEEARGDAKRQFDSIRAELRQGLAIDSQ, from the exons atggCAGCCGGACGCTCGCCGCTGCtcaccggccggcggcgcggccgcgggcggGTGCGGCGGTGGACGAGGCCGCCGAAGGGGTCGCAGTGCCCGTCCTCCCCCCGCAGCccgcgccccggcggcggcggggtggaggggGAGCAGCCCCCGCTGGCGCCCGGAACCGAGGTCGAGGTccgcgtcgacgccgacggGTTCCACGGCTCCTGGTTCGAGGCCGTCGTCGTGGGCTTCGTCCCCGCGCGCGGCCCGCGCACCCCGGCGCGCTACGCGGCGTCCTACGCCCACCTCgtctccgacgacggcggcgtcctcgtCGAGCACTTCGCGCCCTCCCACATccgcccccggccgccgccgccaccaccccactCCGACGACCACCTCCGCGCGCTCTCCCCGCACGACATTGTCGAGGCGTTTCACAAGGATGGGTGGTGGTCCGGCatcgtgctcggcggcggcggcggcggcggcgtcgtcacCGTCGCGTTCCCCATCACCCGCGAGGTGATCGACTTCCCGCGGAGCCTCGTGCGCCCGCGCCGCGACTACGTCGGCGGCGAGTGGGTCCCGTCGGAGGCGGCGATCGCGCTCCAGCCCAAGCAGGCGGTTAGGGTTTACCAGGTCGGGGACAAGGTGGAGGTGAGGAGGGACCGGGAGGTGTACGGCCACTCGTGGTTCCACGCCAAGGTGGCCAAGGTGATCGACAGGATGAGCTACCTCGTCGAGTACTCCGATCTGgagaagggggaaggggaggccgtGGCCAAGGCGGTGGAGTACCTGCACTGGCGGTTCATCAGGCCGTCCGAGGAGCGCTCGCCGCGGGATTGCGATTTCCGGATtggccccggcgccgccgtcgaggcctaCTGCGACGGGGCGTGGTCGCCCGGCGTGGTGCGGAGCGTCGTCGGCGAGGGTGAGTATGAGGTAAGTGTCAATGGAAAGACCAAGGAGGTTGTGGTGACCAAGGTGCGGGAGCTGCTTCAGCCTCAGTACAAGTGGAATGGCAAGAACTGGAGGATTGTCTCTGCTAAG AGACACTTGAGGCAGCAGTCTATGTCTGGAAAAAGCCCAAGCTCACCAGTTGATGTGTTCTCCAGTGATGATGAACATAGACATGATACTGAATCTTCTGCCCGGAGAAGGTCAATAAAAAGGTCAAGGAAGGAGTTCAATGCAACGCAGCAGCCTGAAGGCATGTTACCTGAAGATTCTGAGGATGTTTCACATTCTGAGATGAACACTCCTTTATCTGAATTATGCAAGTCATCGGGAAGCAATCATTCTCCAAAGTCTTGCTCTGACCCATCtggaatgaaaaaaattcaagtgCTTTCGAAGAAGATAGTGAGTAACTGTTTGGTACCAGTGAAGGGGATTCTTGATGCTTCGACAGGACATAGAATACCTCAGAATGAATCAAGAGAAGATGGTATTGGGAAGACAATGGTTAATCAAGAAATTATATCTGACATGATGCTTATGAATGGTCAGGCTAATACATCTGCTTGTGGAACAAGTATGAATGAAGGCTATGCTATGCTTTCAACTAAAAAGTTTGGAAAACAGAAAATGGCATTATCTCGCAGATACAATCCTGTACGGAAGGCACGGGGAGGGCTGCTCTCTGTCCAGCAACTACACACTAAAAAAATCATGCCTTCCGAGCTCAAACGGGGTAAAATGAGACTTATTCATGCACTTCAGGACATGAACGATCCCTCTGATAAT TTAAAGGGAAACAGTACTTCTCCAAGCAGAGAAATTATTTGTGCTTTGAGTGTCTCTTCACAATGCAATACCCCATCTCCTCTGGGTAAACAAATAAAGGCTTTTGACTTT GTGTCAAGAGAGGCTGATAGTGGTTCAAATACTAAGTTTCTTATCTTGAAGAAAT TTGCTAGAAAGAAGGGCTCCAAAGAATCAGATAGCCCACATAACTCATTGGATGCAACCAGTACTGTCCAGCCAATACGTAGAAAGAAAGCTGCAGGGCGACTGAAAGGATCTTCTGTGGAG AGACAGTTGGAGGGTGAAACTCATATTCAGCAGCAGCTTAATAAGGCTTTGGAGGATAACCTGAATGCAAATGAAGTAACAAATCAAGAACTGTTGCCACTAACACCTCCAGGCTTTGAATCAGTTGTCAATGGAAAAC gttCTCGTGATTGGAACACTGATGGTTTCTCTGAAGTTAACTTAAATTCTAGTCTGTTCGATGAAGAGCTGACTGCTACAATCAATAGCATTTGTCAAGATAATCATAATAGAGATGCAGAATCTGACAATGTGGCTACCGAAGTAGCTGAAATCAGCCATCTTATGGAGAAATCTATGTTACCTCTTGACTGTTCAGTTGGGCATGAGGTGGGTGGGAAAGTGGGACAGGGATCAATCCAATTACATATTGGGAACAGTGGGAGTTTGCCGTGCACCAGTGACAATGCCATATTAAGGCGCTGCTCATTTGGTGGGAATTCTATGGTCTCAGATATATCTAAGTGTCAACTCACTGGTCAGCAGGCCCCATTCACCAAGAGGTCCCATGTTTGGTCTTTATTTGAAGAGATGGATGTGTTTCGAAAGATGCCACAGCAGCCACATTTCCTTCCACTCAAGCACCATCCACTAGGGCTGCGTGAAGGAACGGCTTTAGGTCTAATGTGGTCATATACTGATGCAGTGGATAATATAAGTAAATTATGCATAACGGACAGCATGGAAATATTTGAAGACCACATCAAAACACTTACCATTTTAGAAGAAAATGGATTCAGTGTTCAGTCTTTGCAGCAGATTCTGACCAAATTGCTCCAGATCAGATCAGATTACACCAATTCTCTCAGAGACGGGGAGAAACTGAAAGAACAGATAGCGGATAAGGCCTTTGCTGTGTCCCGTGTTGATGCTCTGCTTGATGAAAATGATAGTGCTATAGCCAAGCTTGAACAGGAACTTGGGAAACTCCGATGGAAAGGCCAGAAGATgtcaaagaaaaaggaggatGAAGATGCAGAGCTGTCAAGACTGAAGGTGGAGAATAACAATGCTGAGGAAGCACGCGGTGATGCTAAACGACAGTTTGACAGCATCCGGGCTGAGCTGCGGCAAGGCTTAGCAATTGATAGTCAGTAA
- the LOC127755164 gene encoding uncharacterized protein LOC127755164 isoform X3 has protein sequence MAAGRSPLLTGRRRGRGRVRRWTRPPKGSQCPSSPRSPRPGGGGVEGEQPPLAPGTEVEVRVDADGFHGSWFEAVVVGFVPARGPRTPARYAASYAHLVSDDGGVLVEHFAPSHIRPRPPPPPPHSDDHLRALSPHDIVEAFHKDGWWSGIVLGGGGGGGVVTVAFPITREVIDFPRSLVRPRRDYVGGEWVPSEAAIALQPKQAVRVYQVGDKVEVRRDREVYGHSWFHAKVAKVIDRMSYLVEYSDLEKGEGEAVAKAVEYLHWRFIRPSEERSPRDCDFRIGPGAAVEAYCDGAWSPGVVRSVVGEGEYEVSVNGKTKEVVVTKVRELLQPQYKWNGKNWRIVSAKRHLRQQSMSGKSPSSPVDVFSSDDEHRHDTESSARRRSIKRSRKEFNATQQPEGMLPEDSEDVSHSEMNTPLSELCKSSGSNHSPKSCSDPSGMKKIQVLSKKIVSNCLVPVKGILDASTGHRIPQNESREDGIGKTMVNQEIISDMMLMNGQANTSACGTSMNEGYAMLSTKKFGKQKMALSRRYNPVRKARGGLLSVQQLHTKKIMPSELKRGKMRLIHALQDMNDPSDNIQLKGNSTSPSREIICALSVSSQCNTPSPLGKQIKAFDFVSREADSGSNTKFLILKKFARKKGSKESDSPHNSLDATSTVQPIRRKKAAGRLKGSSVELEGETHIQQQLNKALEDNLNANEVTNQELLPLTPPGFESVVNGKRSRDWNTDGFSEVNLNSSLFDEELTATINSICQDNHNRDAESDNVATEVAEISHLMEKSMLPLDCSVGHEVGGKVGQGSIQLHIGNSGSLPCTSDNAILRRCSFGGNSMVSDISKCQLTGQQAPFTKRSHVWSLFEEMDVFRKMPQQPHFLPLKHHPLGLREGTALGLMWSYTDAVDNISKLCITDSMEIFEDHIKTLTILEENGFSVQSLQQILTKLLQIRSDYTNSLRDGEKLKEQIADKAFAVSRVDALLDENDSAIAKLEQELGKLRWKGQKMSKKKEDEDAELSRLKVENNNAEEARGDAKRQFDSIRAELRQGLAIDSQ, from the exons atggCAGCCGGACGCTCGCCGCTGCtcaccggccggcggcgcggccgcgggcggGTGCGGCGGTGGACGAGGCCGCCGAAGGGGTCGCAGTGCCCGTCCTCCCCCCGCAGCccgcgccccggcggcggcggggtggaggggGAGCAGCCCCCGCTGGCGCCCGGAACCGAGGTCGAGGTccgcgtcgacgccgacggGTTCCACGGCTCCTGGTTCGAGGCCGTCGTCGTGGGCTTCGTCCCCGCGCGCGGCCCGCGCACCCCGGCGCGCTACGCGGCGTCCTACGCCCACCTCgtctccgacgacggcggcgtcctcgtCGAGCACTTCGCGCCCTCCCACATccgcccccggccgccgccgccaccaccccactCCGACGACCACCTCCGCGCGCTCTCCCCGCACGACATTGTCGAGGCGTTTCACAAGGATGGGTGGTGGTCCGGCatcgtgctcggcggcggcggcggcggcggcgtcgtcacCGTCGCGTTCCCCATCACCCGCGAGGTGATCGACTTCCCGCGGAGCCTCGTGCGCCCGCGCCGCGACTACGTCGGCGGCGAGTGGGTCCCGTCGGAGGCGGCGATCGCGCTCCAGCCCAAGCAGGCGGTTAGGGTTTACCAGGTCGGGGACAAGGTGGAGGTGAGGAGGGACCGGGAGGTGTACGGCCACTCGTGGTTCCACGCCAAGGTGGCCAAGGTGATCGACAGGATGAGCTACCTCGTCGAGTACTCCGATCTGgagaagggggaaggggaggccgtGGCCAAGGCGGTGGAGTACCTGCACTGGCGGTTCATCAGGCCGTCCGAGGAGCGCTCGCCGCGGGATTGCGATTTCCGGATtggccccggcgccgccgtcgaggcctaCTGCGACGGGGCGTGGTCGCCCGGCGTGGTGCGGAGCGTCGTCGGCGAGGGTGAGTATGAGGTAAGTGTCAATGGAAAGACCAAGGAGGTTGTGGTGACCAAGGTGCGGGAGCTGCTTCAGCCTCAGTACAAGTGGAATGGCAAGAACTGGAGGATTGTCTCTGCTAAG AGACACTTGAGGCAGCAGTCTATGTCTGGAAAAAGCCCAAGCTCACCAGTTGATGTGTTCTCCAGTGATGATGAACATAGACATGATACTGAATCTTCTGCCCGGAGAAGGTCAATAAAAAGGTCAAGGAAGGAGTTCAATGCAACGCAGCAGCCTGAAGGCATGTTACCTGAAGATTCTGAGGATGTTTCACATTCTGAGATGAACACTCCTTTATCTGAATTATGCAAGTCATCGGGAAGCAATCATTCTCCAAAGTCTTGCTCTGACCCATCtggaatgaaaaaaattcaagtgCTTTCGAAGAAGATAGTGAGTAACTGTTTGGTACCAGTGAAGGGGATTCTTGATGCTTCGACAGGACATAGAATACCTCAGAATGAATCAAGAGAAGATGGTATTGGGAAGACAATGGTTAATCAAGAAATTATATCTGACATGATGCTTATGAATGGTCAGGCTAATACATCTGCTTGTGGAACAAGTATGAATGAAGGCTATGCTATGCTTTCAACTAAAAAGTTTGGAAAACAGAAAATGGCATTATCTCGCAGATACAATCCTGTACGGAAGGCACGGGGAGGGCTGCTCTCTGTCCAGCAACTACACACTAAAAAAATCATGCCTTCCGAGCTCAAACGGGGTAAAATGAGACTTATTCATGCACTTCAGGACATGAACGATCCCTCTGATAAT ATTCAGTTAAAGGGAAACAGTACTTCTCCAAGCAGAGAAATTATTTGTGCTTTGAGTGTCTCTTCACAATGCAATACCCCATCTCCTCTGGGTAAACAAATAAAGGCTTTTGACTTT GTGTCAAGAGAGGCTGATAGTGGTTCAAATACTAAGTTTCTTATCTTGAAGAAAT TTGCTAGAAAGAAGGGCTCCAAAGAATCAGATAGCCCACATAACTCATTGGATGCAACCAGTACTGTCCAGCCAATACGTAGAAAGAAAGCTGCAGGGCGACTGAAAGGATCTTCTGTGGAG TTGGAGGGTGAAACTCATATTCAGCAGCAGCTTAATAAGGCTTTGGAGGATAACCTGAATGCAAATGAAGTAACAAATCAAGAACTGTTGCCACTAACACCTCCAGGCTTTGAATCAGTTGTCAATGGAAAAC gttCTCGTGATTGGAACACTGATGGTTTCTCTGAAGTTAACTTAAATTCTAGTCTGTTCGATGAAGAGCTGACTGCTACAATCAATAGCATTTGTCAAGATAATCATAATAGAGATGCAGAATCTGACAATGTGGCTACCGAAGTAGCTGAAATCAGCCATCTTATGGAGAAATCTATGTTACCTCTTGACTGTTCAGTTGGGCATGAGGTGGGTGGGAAAGTGGGACAGGGATCAATCCAATTACATATTGGGAACAGTGGGAGTTTGCCGTGCACCAGTGACAATGCCATATTAAGGCGCTGCTCATTTGGTGGGAATTCTATGGTCTCAGATATATCTAAGTGTCAACTCACTGGTCAGCAGGCCCCATTCACCAAGAGGTCCCATGTTTGGTCTTTATTTGAAGAGATGGATGTGTTTCGAAAGATGCCACAGCAGCCACATTTCCTTCCACTCAAGCACCATCCACTAGGGCTGCGTGAAGGAACGGCTTTAGGTCTAATGTGGTCATATACTGATGCAGTGGATAATATAAGTAAATTATGCATAACGGACAGCATGGAAATATTTGAAGACCACATCAAAACACTTACCATTTTAGAAGAAAATGGATTCAGTGTTCAGTCTTTGCAGCAGATTCTGACCAAATTGCTCCAGATCAGATCAGATTACACCAATTCTCTCAGAGACGGGGAGAAACTGAAAGAACAGATAGCGGATAAGGCCTTTGCTGTGTCCCGTGTTGATGCTCTGCTTGATGAAAATGATAGTGCTATAGCCAAGCTTGAACAGGAACTTGGGAAACTCCGATGGAAAGGCCAGAAGATgtcaaagaaaaaggaggatGAAGATGCAGAGCTGTCAAGACTGAAGGTGGAGAATAACAATGCTGAGGAAGCACGCGGTGATGCTAAACGACAGTTTGACAGCATCCGGGCTGAGCTGCGGCAAGGCTTAGCAATTGATAGTCAGTAA
- the LOC127755164 gene encoding uncharacterized protein LOC127755164 isoform X1: MAAGRSPLLTGRRRGRGRVRRWTRPPKGSQCPSSPRSPRPGGGGVEGEQPPLAPGTEVEVRVDADGFHGSWFEAVVVGFVPARGPRTPARYAASYAHLVSDDGGVLVEHFAPSHIRPRPPPPPPHSDDHLRALSPHDIVEAFHKDGWWSGIVLGGGGGGGVVTVAFPITREVIDFPRSLVRPRRDYVGGEWVPSEAAIALQPKQAVRVYQVGDKVEVRRDREVYGHSWFHAKVAKVIDRMSYLVEYSDLEKGEGEAVAKAVEYLHWRFIRPSEERSPRDCDFRIGPGAAVEAYCDGAWSPGVVRSVVGEGEYEVSVNGKTKEVVVTKVRELLQPQYKWNGKNWRIVSAKRHLRQQSMSGKSPSSPVDVFSSDDEHRHDTESSARRRSIKRSRKEFNATQQPEGMLPEDSEDVSHSEMNTPLSELCKSSGSNHSPKSCSDPSGMKKIQVLSKKIVSNCLVPVKGILDASTGHRIPQNESREDGIGKTMVNQEIISDMMLMNGQANTSACGTSMNEGYAMLSTKKFGKQKMALSRRYNPVRKARGGLLSVQQLHTKKIMPSELKRGKMRLIHALQDMNDPSDNIQLKGNSTSPSREIICALSVSSQCNTPSPLGKQIKAFDFVSREADSGSNTKFLILKKFARKKGSKESDSPHNSLDATSTVQPIRRKKAAGRLKGSSVERQLEGETHIQQQLNKALEDNLNANEVTNQELLPLTPPGFESVVNGKRSRDWNTDGFSEVNLNSSLFDEELTATINSICQDNHNRDAESDNVATEVAEISHLMEKSMLPLDCSVGHEVGGKVGQGSIQLHIGNSGSLPCTSDNAILRRCSFGGNSMVSDISKCQLTGQQAPFTKRSHVWSLFEEMDVFRKMPQQPHFLPLKHHPLGLREGTALGLMWSYTDAVDNISKLCITDSMEIFEDHIKTLTILEENGFSVQSLQQILTKLLQIRSDYTNSLRDGEKLKEQIADKAFAVSRVDALLDENDSAIAKLEQELGKLRWKGQKMSKKKEDEDAELSRLKVENNNAEEARGDAKRQFDSIRAELRQGLAIDSQ; encoded by the exons atggCAGCCGGACGCTCGCCGCTGCtcaccggccggcggcgcggccgcgggcggGTGCGGCGGTGGACGAGGCCGCCGAAGGGGTCGCAGTGCCCGTCCTCCCCCCGCAGCccgcgccccggcggcggcggggtggaggggGAGCAGCCCCCGCTGGCGCCCGGAACCGAGGTCGAGGTccgcgtcgacgccgacggGTTCCACGGCTCCTGGTTCGAGGCCGTCGTCGTGGGCTTCGTCCCCGCGCGCGGCCCGCGCACCCCGGCGCGCTACGCGGCGTCCTACGCCCACCTCgtctccgacgacggcggcgtcctcgtCGAGCACTTCGCGCCCTCCCACATccgcccccggccgccgccgccaccaccccactCCGACGACCACCTCCGCGCGCTCTCCCCGCACGACATTGTCGAGGCGTTTCACAAGGATGGGTGGTGGTCCGGCatcgtgctcggcggcggcggcggcggcggcgtcgtcacCGTCGCGTTCCCCATCACCCGCGAGGTGATCGACTTCCCGCGGAGCCTCGTGCGCCCGCGCCGCGACTACGTCGGCGGCGAGTGGGTCCCGTCGGAGGCGGCGATCGCGCTCCAGCCCAAGCAGGCGGTTAGGGTTTACCAGGTCGGGGACAAGGTGGAGGTGAGGAGGGACCGGGAGGTGTACGGCCACTCGTGGTTCCACGCCAAGGTGGCCAAGGTGATCGACAGGATGAGCTACCTCGTCGAGTACTCCGATCTGgagaagggggaaggggaggccgtGGCCAAGGCGGTGGAGTACCTGCACTGGCGGTTCATCAGGCCGTCCGAGGAGCGCTCGCCGCGGGATTGCGATTTCCGGATtggccccggcgccgccgtcgaggcctaCTGCGACGGGGCGTGGTCGCCCGGCGTGGTGCGGAGCGTCGTCGGCGAGGGTGAGTATGAGGTAAGTGTCAATGGAAAGACCAAGGAGGTTGTGGTGACCAAGGTGCGGGAGCTGCTTCAGCCTCAGTACAAGTGGAATGGCAAGAACTGGAGGATTGTCTCTGCTAAG AGACACTTGAGGCAGCAGTCTATGTCTGGAAAAAGCCCAAGCTCACCAGTTGATGTGTTCTCCAGTGATGATGAACATAGACATGATACTGAATCTTCTGCCCGGAGAAGGTCAATAAAAAGGTCAAGGAAGGAGTTCAATGCAACGCAGCAGCCTGAAGGCATGTTACCTGAAGATTCTGAGGATGTTTCACATTCTGAGATGAACACTCCTTTATCTGAATTATGCAAGTCATCGGGAAGCAATCATTCTCCAAAGTCTTGCTCTGACCCATCtggaatgaaaaaaattcaagtgCTTTCGAAGAAGATAGTGAGTAACTGTTTGGTACCAGTGAAGGGGATTCTTGATGCTTCGACAGGACATAGAATACCTCAGAATGAATCAAGAGAAGATGGTATTGGGAAGACAATGGTTAATCAAGAAATTATATCTGACATGATGCTTATGAATGGTCAGGCTAATACATCTGCTTGTGGAACAAGTATGAATGAAGGCTATGCTATGCTTTCAACTAAAAAGTTTGGAAAACAGAAAATGGCATTATCTCGCAGATACAATCCTGTACGGAAGGCACGGGGAGGGCTGCTCTCTGTCCAGCAACTACACACTAAAAAAATCATGCCTTCCGAGCTCAAACGGGGTAAAATGAGACTTATTCATGCACTTCAGGACATGAACGATCCCTCTGATAAT ATTCAGTTAAAGGGAAACAGTACTTCTCCAAGCAGAGAAATTATTTGTGCTTTGAGTGTCTCTTCACAATGCAATACCCCATCTCCTCTGGGTAAACAAATAAAGGCTTTTGACTTT GTGTCAAGAGAGGCTGATAGTGGTTCAAATACTAAGTTTCTTATCTTGAAGAAAT TTGCTAGAAAGAAGGGCTCCAAAGAATCAGATAGCCCACATAACTCATTGGATGCAACCAGTACTGTCCAGCCAATACGTAGAAAGAAAGCTGCAGGGCGACTGAAAGGATCTTCTGTGGAG AGACAGTTGGAGGGTGAAACTCATATTCAGCAGCAGCTTAATAAGGCTTTGGAGGATAACCTGAATGCAAATGAAGTAACAAATCAAGAACTGTTGCCACTAACACCTCCAGGCTTTGAATCAGTTGTCAATGGAAAAC gttCTCGTGATTGGAACACTGATGGTTTCTCTGAAGTTAACTTAAATTCTAGTCTGTTCGATGAAGAGCTGACTGCTACAATCAATAGCATTTGTCAAGATAATCATAATAGAGATGCAGAATCTGACAATGTGGCTACCGAAGTAGCTGAAATCAGCCATCTTATGGAGAAATCTATGTTACCTCTTGACTGTTCAGTTGGGCATGAGGTGGGTGGGAAAGTGGGACAGGGATCAATCCAATTACATATTGGGAACAGTGGGAGTTTGCCGTGCACCAGTGACAATGCCATATTAAGGCGCTGCTCATTTGGTGGGAATTCTATGGTCTCAGATATATCTAAGTGTCAACTCACTGGTCAGCAGGCCCCATTCACCAAGAGGTCCCATGTTTGGTCTTTATTTGAAGAGATGGATGTGTTTCGAAAGATGCCACAGCAGCCACATTTCCTTCCACTCAAGCACCATCCACTAGGGCTGCGTGAAGGAACGGCTTTAGGTCTAATGTGGTCATATACTGATGCAGTGGATAATATAAGTAAATTATGCATAACGGACAGCATGGAAATATTTGAAGACCACATCAAAACACTTACCATTTTAGAAGAAAATGGATTCAGTGTTCAGTCTTTGCAGCAGATTCTGACCAAATTGCTCCAGATCAGATCAGATTACACCAATTCTCTCAGAGACGGGGAGAAACTGAAAGAACAGATAGCGGATAAGGCCTTTGCTGTGTCCCGTGTTGATGCTCTGCTTGATGAAAATGATAGTGCTATAGCCAAGCTTGAACAGGAACTTGGGAAACTCCGATGGAAAGGCCAGAAGATgtcaaagaaaaaggaggatGAAGATGCAGAGCTGTCAAGACTGAAGGTGGAGAATAACAATGCTGAGGAAGCACGCGGTGATGCTAAACGACAGTTTGACAGCATCCGGGCTGAGCTGCGGCAAGGCTTAGCAATTGATAGTCAGTAA